In the genome of Oncorhynchus gorbuscha isolate QuinsamMale2020 ecotype Even-year linkage group LG05, OgorEven_v1.0, whole genome shotgun sequence, the window TCTAAGTTGCACTGACTGACACCTCATGGTTGATCATCAGCACACCTGGCCAATTGCAGTCAGAGAATCATCAATCAGGAATATCACCTGCTGTCTGTAAACTCACTCACCACGCAAGCCAAAAACAATCTGTTTGGATACTATTTTGTGTCAAACTTTACTAACCTGAAAAAAAGATCTTGGAGTGGACTGACTAATAAATGGATTGAGTCTGACTCGTATGGCATTGTTTAGGACTGGGTTGCATGCAGCTTCACTCCTAACCATGGTGGATGGATAACAATGTCATACAAGCACTCTCGTTTCAAATTTTAAAATGGCTCTGAACTGTAGGGACGAAGTAGTGTTAGCACACGTAGTTGGGTTTTCCTTCTAAAATGAATCGTTTGCTTGTATGACAATGTCCTAGGTATTGTTAACCTATTCTGTGTTGTATAGGGGTGTAGTGAGGGCCTTCTATTTCTTATGTTAAACCTGCTCTTCCTGTAGCTGACAAAGAGCCATCACTGGAGATGGAGAATGAGGAGAAGATCCGCCGTGATGCTCGCCGACGGCTGGAGGAGCAGCTCAAACAGTACAGAGTGCAAAGGCACAAGGAGACGGTGAGTGTGTGAACAGCATCAGTCACCAGGCATACATTCATCGGGATAAAGCTGTCAGTTACAAGCTGCACAGAGTTGAATTTAAAGCAGAAGtgttctccctattatttttttgCATGGCAGGCCATAATGCCTAGTTTTGTTGCTATCCACCACCTATAAAAATGATCCTCTATTAGTCTCAGTTGAATGGCCTGGTTTTTGAAGTCCTGAACGTTGGGCTGAAGTAGACTACGCCTTCTGCTCATTCTCacgccatctctctcctcttccagtcCTACCGCTCCACCCCAAAGAGCCGCAGTGGGTTCAGCACTCTGGACCCAGACCTCATGATGCATCCAGAGGTTCTTCCCCGGGCCAGCACCACCTCCATGACCACCGAGTACTCCTTCCTGCGAACCAGCGTCCCCCGGGGTCCTAAGCTGGGCAGCCTGGGCATTCCACCAGCCAAGGAAAGAAAGTCACGATCACCCCGCCCCAGCAAGATCCACTCACTGGCCGATTACAAGACCCTCGAGCCAGTAGGGGGCACTAATGATGGTGGTGGGTTCAGAACGTCTGAAGACTCCTCCATGGGCTCCCTGGGGTCCAACCTGAGCTCTGTATCCACCCTGTCCGAGGTCAGCATGATGTCAGAGGCTGGCTCCGTGGAGATTACCTCTTTGGAGGCTCTGCTGGGGTCATCAATGTCTCTCCAGGACAACACCTCGGAAATGGATGCCGGCAGCGAGTCAGGTATGGGGTCGCGGCCTGGTGGAGATGGGGATGACAGCTCTACCTACAGCAGCGTGTCCACCTCCACCGGGGGCACTGGGATCTATGGCATGCTGGCTGAAGCAGTGggcaggcagagaggagggaactaCATGGTGGAGGGCAGGGAGATCATTCCGGAGGCCATGGGCAACTTCCCATCACTGCAGGAGGTGCTGCAGGCTGCCAGCGACGAACAGCACCTGCTGGAGCAGGACAGGGAGGGGACCGGGGGACCACGCAGCCGCAGGGACAGTTTCTCCAGCAGGTACACCTGACCAGCACACAGCTCTTCTGTAATGGCACATAGCAACACAGACTGACTAGTGTCGTACTAGTAAATAACATAAGCACATTGCTGTTGCATACTCAAGCTAAATAAACAAGGACGATAGTCAGCTTTTGGACACTGCTATTATACGATGAATCAGCATTACCTTCCAGTAATAATTTAAAATTTAATTGGTGGAATTTGCTTGAATGTTCCTGTAGCACACAATTGGAAAATTTCTTGTTTCCTGCTCAATTGGTTAATTTCCTGTAGTGTGTCATTGGAGAGCTCCGTGATGGGACATGACGAAATGCTCCAGGTTCTGAAGGAGAAGATGAGACTGGAGGGCCAGCTAGAGTCTCTGTCTTCTGAGGCCAACCAGGTAACTAACTAACACACGGGGTGTGTCTATGATGGCTTATACTCTTAACATAGAATCAGCTAAGGTAATTACCACTCAACTTACCACATGTTGAGACTTACTTACTTTCACTGGAATAGCTAGGCTAACACCCTACAATCCCTCCCTGCACAAGCCATTGGGAATACTGGAGATCATTCCCTCACCCTCTTTCCCCGTATCCTCTCCAGGCTCTGAAAGAGAAGACTGAGCTCCAGGCCAAGCTGGCTACAGTCAATGCCCAGCTGCAGGCCCAGGTGGAGCAGTCCCATGCCAGCCAAGAGAAGCAGAGCTCCCTCAACAAGGAAGTGTCCACCCTGCGCCAGAGCTGCTTCCAGCTGGAGAGGGCCATGGTGGAGCTGCAGGGCAACCTGGAGAGCAAGAACGCTGGCCTGGCCTCGCTGGGCAACGATCTGCAGGTGGCTGAGGAGCAATACCAGAGACTCATGGGGAAGGTAGAGGAGATGCAGCAGAATGTGACCTCCAGGGATAACGCTGGTgagttggatggatggatagcCTAGTATGGGCATCATACTTTCACATCAGCATCTCCTCACAGCAATACTAATACAATATTGGGGTATTTATGATTGCAATACATTTGTCAAATTTTGTGAATGATTTCTTATGGTGGTGGTCTCCTTCAGTTCAGGAGTTACGTCAGCAGATGGGTGGTCTCCAGACTCAGCTCCAGCAGGTCCAGCTAGAGCGCACCACCCTGCAGAGCAGGTTGAAGACCTCCCAGGCAGAGATCATCTCGCTGCAGCAGGTCCGCCAGTGGTACCAGCAGCAGCTAGCGCTGGCCCAGGAGGCTCGGGTCCGACTCCAGGGCGAAATGGCCAACATGCAGGTAaggttgtctgtctgtatcttgCTTCTGAGATGCCATGTTACGGAGTTGATGTGTTAGGGAGTTGACTTGTTTTTTCCAGGCTGGTCAGATGACCCAGATTGGTGCCTTGGAACACCTGAAGCTGGAGAACGTGACTCTGTCCCACCAGCTGACACAAACCCAGCATCGCTCAATCAAAGAGAAGGAGCGCATTGCTGTACAGCTGCAGAGTATTGAGGTCTGTCCCCTTTTAAAATTATGAAAATACGACAGGTTGTGTGATTGGTGTTTATATTGTGTTATGGTTGGTTGATTAATTTTACTGAAAAAAAGTAAGATTTACTGACAAAAGAAAATATTCAGTGTTAGAATTGAGGTTATTAAGCAGTGTGttctctgacctctcccctccctctggccCTAGGCTGACATGATGACCCAGGAAGCTGCCTATCAGCAGATACAGGATGCCAAGAGCATGGTGGAGGACGACCTTCAGCACAAACTGGACGAGTTTGAGGAGGAGCGAGAGCACCTACAGAAGCTGGCCAACACTGCCAGCTCTCTGGAGAGAGAACTAGAGCAGGTAAATAATTAATTGTTCAAATTAAGGTAATTTGCCACTCAGGGGAAGTTGTTTAAAATCAATGAAAGGAAGGGGTTTTACACACATCTACAAAAATATCAGGAGTGAGACAAAAACAAAGTCCAATACGTAGAGAGAAAGTCGATGTCCGCTCACTGTTTTGCTATTTGGGAGCATGTATGTTGCCTCATGTAACCACTCTCTGTGTCCTCCACAGATGAAGGTGACCCTATCCCAGAAGGACCTGCAGCTGGAGGCCCTCCAGAAGGAGCATCTGGAGCTGATGAGACAGCTGACAGCCACTCAGGAGAGCCTTCACACCAAAGAGCAGTCCATCAACCAGCTGGAGGCCCGCTACCTTGAGCTGGAGGCTACGCTGGCAGAGCTGCAGACAGAGACCAACGCCAAGGATGAGAACATCCAGTACCTGCAGAATGAGAAGATCGTGCTGGAGGTGGCCCTCCAGGTGGCCAGAGCTGATAAAAGTCAGCTGGACGAGGGGGCggagaggctgggggaggaggTGCTGGTGGCCTCAGATGTCCTTGATCAGCTCAGGCAGGAGGTCCAAGTCAAATCCTCACAGGTGAGAAACAAACCACCATGGAGCCAGAGGGTCTAATCCCACTCTTCTATGGCTGTTGAGCAACATGTTTGCGCTTAAGTAGAAAGTAAACGCCATTTTCTTCTTAGATTGGATCTCTGCAACAGGATAATGGCACCCTGAAGAAACAAGCTCAGAAATTGAAAGAGCAGTTCATGCAGCAAAAGGTGCTTGTCACTCCCTATCCTGTAACCTTTTGTTTTTGAAGGATTGTGTGTACACAtccacattcacacacaggaCTCGTCTCTTTACACCTCTTCCCATTTCTCACCCATCAGGTGATGGTGGAGGCATATCGGCGGGATGCCAGCTCCAAGGAGCAGCTCATCAGCGAGCTGAAGTCAACTAAGAAGCGTCTGGTGTCAGAGGTGAAGGGACTGAAGCAGGAGCTGCTGGAGGCCCATGGGGAGAAACAGAAAGCTGAGCTGGAGCAGAGCCGGCTGCAGACGGAAGTGGTCCGGGTCCAGCAGCAAATGAACAGCCTGGAGAATCACCTGCAGTCTGTGCAGACCGAGAGGGATCAGCTGGAGTCTCAGATACAGGTTCATGACCCCGTCCTACACAAGCCTGACATTCTAGTAGCTCTTGGTGTTTCTTTGCATTACTCTCATGACAGTACTTGCATGACATCCCATTGCCTTACCTTGTCTTTCTTTTAGAAATGCAGTACTCTATATTTGATAGGCATTTGATTAtaatcattgtgtgtgtttgatgtCCCTCCACAGTCCTTGCAGTTTGACCAGAGCCAGCTAGCAGCGGTGACGGAGGAGAATGAGGGCCTGAAGAAACAGGTGGACCTGATGCAGTCTGAAGCCAGGAAGTGAGACACACATTTCTACAGACAGACTTCTGTAACTAGCTTGGTTCCCATAGTACGACCCAAACAGATTTACTATGAATTTGTGTAAATGGCATAAACTCTTACTCAGACAGGATAATCCATTTTTATTCAGATTGCTTTAGATGTGCACTAATGTGGTAATTGTTTTATTTTCCTCTCTCAGGGCCATCTCAGAACAGAAGGTCAGAATGAAGCGGCTGGGGACAGATTTGACCAGCGCACAGAAGGATATGAAGGCCAAGCACAAGGCCTATGAGAACGCAGTGGGCATCCTGAGTCGCAGGCTCCAAGAGGCCCTGGCCGACAAGGAGACCACCGAGGCAGAGCTGGTCAAACTCAAGGCCCAGGTCTCAGACGGCGGCAACAACCAGGCCCTGCAGGTACATTCAGTACTAACCTCATAATCAGgacccagagtttttcctgatcaCATGACAACCAGGAACTAGGGTCCAGAGTTTGTTTCTGGTCAGATcatgtggtcaggaaaaactTGGGGCCATACTAATAATAGATTACAGCACAACCGTAGCCAACTGATATATATGTTTGAATGCTGATCTAAACCTCTTCCTTGTTCTAGGATAAGATTGAGGCTCTGCAGAGTGAATACCAGGCTGTGAGCCACAGCAAGGCCATGCTGGAGAAGGAGCTTCAGGAGGTCATCTCCCTCACCAGCACTGAGCTGGAAGAGTTACAGGAGAAAGTCATGGAGCTAGAAGATGAGGTGGGACAGTCTGGGCGATGACAACTAAATACACTATCCTGGCATCGAAACCGATTTTGCTACGTTTCACCATTGCTTTACCTCGTCTAGTTTAATCAGGCTATAAGTACACCACCAGTCTGATGTGAGAGACTCTGGCAAATGACAATTAAGAGAAGAGAAGATTAATTTATTGTCCACAAATGTCCAACAGAAACGTGTGTTTTACTATTCCAACCCCTCTGAAAATTACTCGCATCCAATGGTTCTTGTGCTTCTTAGACAATTTTACAATCAAGGTATCTATCTTGTTTATCCATAGCTGCAGGAGGCGCGATGCTTCAAGAGGAGGATTAGACGACTGGAAGACGCCAACAAGAAATTATCCCTGGAGCTGGAGCATGAGAAAGGGAGGTTGACGGGACTAGGGCAGTCCCATAATGCACTGCGGGAGCATACCAATATTCTAGAGACTGCCCTGGCCAAGAGAGAGGCCGACCTGGTCCAGCTCAACCTCCAGGTGAAAGGCTTCAATCTTACATTCTCAGTTACTTCGATCACTGATCAATTAAATAGCTTTACCCATGTGGGTAAAGTAACACCATTTTGAGTCAGTGGTTGTTAgctttttaaattaaaaaaagcGAACTTTTTTTTTCTCTTCCTTGCCCTTCTCCACAGGTGCAAGCTGTACTAAAACGCAAAGAGGAGGAAGACCAGCAGATGAAACAGCTGGTCCAGACACTACAGGTCGCCTTGGAGAAAGAAAAAGCCAAAGTGAAGGACCTGAAAGAGCAGGTAAAGACCCCTAACCCGACCCAGCCACAACAGTCATTATCTGTCGTCATTAACACATTGTaacacattatacacatacaaGCCCCTGAAGTGAAGGCGACAGACTGGCCCAGCCACAACATAGTCATTACATTACC includes:
- the LOC124036463 gene encoding golgin subfamily A member 3-like isoform X1, coding for MENHNSVIAEMETTNVEIHQLDLVPQSKDGGADSVVSDAQLLKKGGLDKPTASGDVLNGFKADVVPNGERVAEGPRPGAGGDGRLNGPLPPPSPPAAQGTSPPVSPQSKEPSQGVAAIPPPMLEKSEGASAVGPAHKGDALQSLRLSMPMQETELSDKEPSLEMENEEKIRRDARRRLEEQLKQYRVQRHKETSYRSTPKSRSGFSTLDPDLMMHPEVLPRASTTSMTTEYSFLRTSVPRGPKLGSLGIPPAKERKSRSPRPSKIHSLADYKTLEPVGGTNDGGGFRTSEDSSMGSLGSNLSSVSTLSEVSMMSEAGSVEITSLEALLGSSMSLQDNTSEMDAGSESGMGSRPGGDGDDSSTYSSVSTSTGGTGIYGMLAEAVGRQRGGNYMVEGREIIPEAMGNFPSLQEVLQAASDEQHLLEQDREGTGGPRSRRDSFSSSVSLESSVMGHDEMLQVLKEKMRLEGQLESLSSEANQALKEKTELQAKLATVNAQLQAQVEQSHASQEKQSSLNKEVSTLRQSCFQLERAMVELQGNLESKNAGLASLGNDLQVAEEQYQRLMGKVEEMQQNVTSRDNAVQELRQQMGGLQTQLQQVQLERTTLQSRLKTSQAEIISLQQVRQWYQQQLALAQEARVRLQGEMANMQAGQMTQIGALEHLKLENVTLSHQLTQTQHRSIKEKERIAVQLQSIEADMMTQEAAYQQIQDAKSMVEDDLQHKLDEFEEEREHLQKLANTASSLERELEQMKVTLSQKDLQLEALQKEHLELMRQLTATQESLHTKEQSINQLEARYLELEATLAELQTETNAKDENIQYLQNEKIVLEVALQVARADKSQLDEGAERLGEEVLVASDVLDQLRQEVQVKSSQIGSLQQDNGTLKKQAQKLKEQFMQQKVMVEAYRRDASSKEQLISELKSTKKRLVSEVKGLKQELLEAHGEKQKAELEQSRLQTEVVRVQQQMNSLENHLQSVQTERDQLESQIQSLQFDQSQLAAVTEENEGLKKQVDLMQSEARKAISEQKVRMKRLGTDLTSAQKDMKAKHKAYENAVGILSRRLQEALADKETTEAELVKLKAQVSDGGNNQALQDKIEALQSEYQAVSHSKAMLEKELQEVISLTSTELEELQEKVMELEDELQEARCFKRRIRRLEDANKKLSLELEHEKGRLTGLGQSHNALREHTNILETALAKREADLVQLNLQVQAVLKRKEEEDQQMKQLVQTLQVALEKEKAKVKDLKEQVAAAKAEAAHNRRHYRAAMLELCEIKKDLQAKEELVKALHSEAHKLQAQDEKHSQEVSRFQEELSEAHSQLQILQKQLDEQLSKQPLTNQEVEDLKWEVEQRQREIEAQRQQLELVEQCSQSELDSLQTALQSIKVELESVQDELSSTRKDKFMLQAKVGELRNSMKTVLLQNQQLKLDLKQNRLRKQRMEPSNPSNPVTPVKIPDCPVPASLLDELLKPSASVNKEPLNNLHNCLRQLKHEMDNLQKQMEEHTVTVHESMTSWTNAEEELTRLGVPLENDSITSPPLNQVDRNGGAEEAQPS
- the LOC124036463 gene encoding golgin subfamily A member 3-like isoform X2, which translates into the protein MENHNSVIAEMETTNVEIHQLDLVPQSKDGGADSVVSDAQLLKKGGLDKPTASGDVLNGFKADVVPNGERVAEGPRPGAGGDGRLNGPLPPPSPPAAQGTSPPVSPQSKEPSQADKEPSLEMENEEKIRRDARRRLEEQLKQYRVQRHKETSYRSTPKSRSGFSTLDPDLMMHPEVLPRASTTSMTTEYSFLRTSVPRGPKLGSLGIPPAKERKSRSPRPSKIHSLADYKTLEPVGGTNDGGGFRTSEDSSMGSLGSNLSSVSTLSEVSMMSEAGSVEITSLEALLGSSMSLQDNTSEMDAGSESGMGSRPGGDGDDSSTYSSVSTSTGGTGIYGMLAEAVGRQRGGNYMVEGREIIPEAMGNFPSLQEVLQAASDEQHLLEQDREGTGGPRSRRDSFSSSVSLESSVMGHDEMLQVLKEKMRLEGQLESLSSEANQALKEKTELQAKLATVNAQLQAQVEQSHASQEKQSSLNKEVSTLRQSCFQLERAMVELQGNLESKNAGLASLGNDLQVAEEQYQRLMGKVEEMQQNVTSRDNAVQELRQQMGGLQTQLQQVQLERTTLQSRLKTSQAEIISLQQVRQWYQQQLALAQEARVRLQGEMANMQAGQMTQIGALEHLKLENVTLSHQLTQTQHRSIKEKERIAVQLQSIEADMMTQEAAYQQIQDAKSMVEDDLQHKLDEFEEEREHLQKLANTASSLERELEQMKVTLSQKDLQLEALQKEHLELMRQLTATQESLHTKEQSINQLEARYLELEATLAELQTETNAKDENIQYLQNEKIVLEVALQVARADKSQLDEGAERLGEEVLVASDVLDQLRQEVQVKSSQIGSLQQDNGTLKKQAQKLKEQFMQQKVMVEAYRRDASSKEQLISELKSTKKRLVSEVKGLKQELLEAHGEKQKAELEQSRLQTEVVRVQQQMNSLENHLQSVQTERDQLESQIQSLQFDQSQLAAVTEENEGLKKQVDLMQSEARKAISEQKVRMKRLGTDLTSAQKDMKAKHKAYENAVGILSRRLQEALADKETTEAELVKLKAQVSDGGNNQALQDKIEALQSEYQAVSHSKAMLEKELQEVISLTSTELEELQEKVMELEDELQEARCFKRRIRRLEDANKKLSLELEHEKGRLTGLGQSHNALREHTNILETALAKREADLVQLNLQVQAVLKRKEEEDQQMKQLVQTLQVALEKEKAKVKDLKEQVAAAKAEAAHNRRHYRAAMLELCEIKKDLQAKEELVKALHSEAHKLQAQDEKHSQEVSRFQEELSEAHSQLQILQKQLDEQLSKQPLTNQEVEDLKWEVEQRQREIEAQRQQLELVEQCSQSELDSLQTALQSIKVELESVQDELSSTRKDKFMLQAKVGELRNSMKTVLLQNQQLKLDLKQNRLRKQRMEPSNPSNPVTPVKIPDCPVPASLLDELLKPSASVNKEPLNNLHNCLRQLKHEMDNLQKQMEEHTVTVHESMTSWTNAEEELTRLGVPLENDSITSPPLNQVDRNGGAEEAQPS